From the Cydia amplana chromosome 8, ilCydAmpl1.1, whole genome shotgun sequence genome, the window tgtattaaaaacaacgatattttacattattggcactacgtcatcgtcagctcgctcgctcgacgacagttcggaacttgaaattattgttttataacgtgagctgtttttcgggacagtttacactttgtcgggaatcgggaacacctgctaaaaatcgggagaatcccgccaaatcccgaccatctggcaaccctaggtacGTTTATCAGCATACTACCTATACTGGAATAGTGCGATAGTCGGTCAAATTAAAGCATTGTGTTCATTGGGAGACCCATTAATTATCTCATGTAACCGGTCAACAATAAATCATTGTTGGCACCTACGTGATGCCAAACTTATAAGTAAACAAGCCACGTCTCGGCCCATTCATTGCGCGTTTCATTGAACGACTGCAGGGTAGGCTGCCATATGACGCGCTTTGTTCGTCACAGGCAGCTGCGTTCGCGAAGGGCCGTTTGTACCTGAGCAAGGTAACAGCAACAGGTCATTTCTCCGGGCGAGGGGAGCCACCGGCCTCGCCGTCTCGCGGCGCTTAGTCGCGAACCACCCGCCGCGCCGATCGCACGCCCGGCCACGATCCGAATCGCAGACTTTCACGCGAACGACTCCAGCCACACCGAGTTATGTGCGCTAACGCACGCTCCGATAACCGTCGTGTTGGCCTACACTCGTGACGGCTCAAATGTCGCCCAGTCTAGAAGGGATCATGTTCAACAGGAACGCGAACCTGTCCGCGCGCCGGCCGCTGCTGGCAGAGCCGCAGAAGCCCTTAGTGGTCCCGCCACGCGCACCGCCCCGCGACACCGGCCCTCAGCGGCCGCTACCTGCGCCTAGGAACCTGCCCAATCCCTACGAATACCGACCAGATTACTGGAAGCCCTCGAATGTCGAACTTGAACGGAGATTGCAGGAGACGAGGTCCCGGGAGAAAATCAGTTACTTCCAGGATAAGTTAACGCCACCGGAGCTGAGCTTAGATAGGAGAGAGGCGGAGCTGGTGTTCAGATTCGATCCTCATGCGTCCGCGGAGTATTTATCGAACCAGTACCGCGCTCCCACAGTTCAGTACGCGAAGCCTACGCCTGCGAACGGGTTTTCTAACCGTCTGCCGGACCGCGACGGGCCCTTCGTATTCGGCGTCCACAATCCCAGTCAATTTCCGATCCCGCGAGATCGTCGGGACGATGACGACTACGACTACTCAGAAGTCGCCGAAGAGAATGGACGTGTTAAAGATGATGTGTCTGAAACGAACTGTTGTGATAAAGTGAACGAGTGGACGGCTCGCGACAAAAAGAAGAGTAGGACACTTAATCGGATGTTTCAGATTAAGGGAAAGGTGAAATGTGCGAAGAAAGAGAAGATTAAGTGTGTGTTGGTGGGGGACGGGGCGGTGGGTAAGAGCTCGCTGATCGCGGCGTATGCACAGGACGCCTTCCGGGAGGAGTACCAGCCCACGGCCTACGACACATTCAAGGGTAAGCCAGCTTACTTTGAACCTACATTTAGGTACTTCGAGGAAGATATAACTTATCCTCACTTGGCATCAGACAGGTCCAATGCAGGCAAAGCTGTCTAAAATGTAGGTGAACGTGAACGACAAATTTAACTACCCGAAGCCACTTAATAGTTAGCAGTTATCGTATCGCTAATGACCTGATTTGCTGCAAGATAATAGATGTAATTATAATATGAATTACCATTTTCCAATCGATCATTGTTAATAGTGACAAGACTTAATGTGTTGTCTAATGGCAGTAATGGCGTATATTAATAAAAGATAacgttaatattttaaattactttAAGCAAAGtactaaattataaactttgtaAAATGTAATTGCAATTAAGTTTTATACCTATCGGTATTAATAATAACAGTAAGTCAACGGCACGGACATTCTGTGGCCTTATCAACAAAAGAAACTTGTTTTAAACCATGCGTTTGTCGCTCACAAAGACTGCGGTTGGTTTCTTATTTAAAATTCTTGCTACGCTTtctcatttcattttattatgaaCGGGTGCAACAAAAAAGTTTGATTACGTAATGCAATTTAGATGTAGGCATAATATTGCGGAATTGCTACATGAAACCtagtattaaattttaaaattgctaCTCTTTGGCAACAAAAGAACATTGCATTTACAACTGGATGGAGTTTTGAAACTAACTCTGGCATGCAAAGATTGCAGAGTTTATGCCGGCAGCGAGTACTCCTATGTTCATAATGGAGCCGGCAGAGAGTTCCTCATTGCTGGTTCGGTGTACTTATAATTTATGCACGCACTGTTTTGATCAAAATTTCCGCCCAGCGATGGAAATACTCAAAACAAAATTGAGGCGAAGCGGTTGTAGTAACATTAGCATATCGTACGCAGTTATACAATTATACAATAGGagtcataattttatataactAGATATATTACGGTGCATACTCGTATATAACTATGGAAAGAAAAGGAAGGATGAACCATATAATGCAAATTGGAAATACGAATGTAAAAGTCCTAAAATAAACGTCACAATGAGGAAGCAAACCCTTGaggtttatttacaaaatatctaGACATTTCTACAGCAAAATGTTATCGATGTGGGCAACAGCCGAAATTTTTCCTCCGAAACATATGTAGTTTCCTTGAATGcagttatttattgttatctaagATAAGGTATATCTTTTTGCGAGTCGGTGCGAAAGCGCGTCATGATGATCGCGAAACGCGATAGCATTGATAACATTATCAAAACACAAGGTAGAATTGTTCATTTCAAAATAATGATATTATACCTATAAGAAGCTCTATTGTTGTATTTGTAATTGAACATCATGAAATAAATCTTGACTCCTGAGCAGCAACCGGCGTATATTCATACGCTTGGACATTCGTCCAGGGAGCCAGATAGCTACACTAACTACTACCAGATTTCAATGTTTACTTGCGGACATAGTTGAGTTGGCGTAGGATGGTTTAAAGACCATCTTCACACACAGGAAAAAGGGATTCAGTCGTTAAACTAAAATCATCAATGTTTTAGTGATTAAATCCATCTTTAGCAATGGTGTAGGTGTATGTATGTAGATGATGATAAGAAGACACAAATATGTATAACGGAATATTTTACCTTCATCTTACTCTCCCTTAATGTCTATCTCTGGCGCATCCTCAATTCCTCACCTACTACTTCGGGATCTTGGATTCGCTTTATGTCGTTTTGGGCTATTCGGCATTTTCTGTTAGAACTTGTATTTTCCTATTCTGACTGTACCTTTCCTACCTGTGTGTGTTACGTCTTACCCTGGAAGGACATTGTTTAAAGAGTCTTGTTCAAAGTAGGAGTTCATCCATTCTATTTCACGGGTTTCACCTAATACTTTACCCTATACTTTGTCCTATACTTTCTACAGTGATAAAACATATGAGTGTTGTGGTCGTGTTAAGGGGCGCTTCCAATTTTCTATCGAGGTTGCTTACCACAGTGACCACATTTTAATGGTTTCCACTAGAAATAATTTCTATGAATGTTAGGTTACTCGTGGACACAGTCTTGATTCCGAAGTTTCTACGATGTTATATTGAAAACGTGTAAATGGAACTTGGAATAAATAGTAACGAGACCTGATCCCCGATCGGCGttcgtacctacctaattgttggTTTTTCCTGTTATGTCTGTCGATTCTAAGGTTTCTGAGCATGAATCTTTAGCTTTCACTAATATTTAATTGCTTCATTATACATTTTCCGTGTGCATATTTGTCTCGCATTAATTAATATTCTATTACTCGTTGCCTATACGGAACATAATGTTCTCTATTTAAGTTTATTCGGTTCCAGAATTGGGACTTGGGACAAGCATCTTAGATTCTTATCTGTACCAATCCTTTGACAGCGTTCTAAAATACGGACAGAGGAGCCAATCAAGCTTTAACTAACTACGACGGCTGAATGTTAATGAacaaactaaatctaaaaacataaaatctaAACATTTCctcacgtttcgtctacgggtCAAAGCACCTGTTTAATATGGAGGCTGGATCCCGCAGACCAATTAATGGTACAGCCTTTGAAATTTAAATACATTCTCACAACTTGTgtgataataataaaactacatTAATCATAACATTCATATTTCATATGGAATCATACTGGCCGGTATATTAATTCAACCGCCAACTTTTGTATTTCGAACTTGATGTGGATGGAAatggtatttaaaaaataactgacGTTTTGTTGTGCCAGTCGTTTCCGCAGTTATTTGTTTGAGTTACGAACGTACTCAAAGCGCTTTGTGTTGAcgcacattttacggtattctATTTGAAAAGTCATAAACAGGTAGACGTTAAACCTCAGTACTTGTAAAAAAACGAAAGTGGCGTCTAAGCTCCGACAATACTGCGATTATTTTGATGTAAAATAGGTAGCATATGCACAATTTATgaattaagtttttaatatgTTTAAGCATGATTAGACTATCGCTTTGATGCTCAGCTATGATTTTATAATCTAAAAACTtatctttttattaaattgATTTGAAATGAAGTTGAAGATATCTACTTATGTTCAATTCTTTTACTTGCGACGTTGCCAAAGAATATAGAGAGAAACcgtaaacaatttaatttttagCTTTATAGTCGTTGCATCAGCTGCTGAAGTTGTCCTATTTTCAGTCGATAAACGTGAGATAAATGGGAATTCGTGTTGCAATCTATTTGGGTCACAAATTAACAAATTGGTTGCTTGATAGCCTCGATACAAGAACATTCGTTCCATTTATATAGTAGCTCCTTGTATTAAAAGGAAGGTGTGTACCTAAACGATTTTAGGAAGtcgtttattaattaaatacctaataagttATACATTGTAAATGACTGAATCATTCAAAGAATTTACTAATAAGCATTTTGGCTTTGCATTGTATGCAGGCGCGGCtggccttaaggagcgcttgtgcggtgcactcccataaataatcaaaatgtaattataccacatatttaatatattactatttaagatctatcgtaaaaaactcaataccaattaaataataacctttattcatgataagtttatagacagctcaccactacctactaggcgtaatttcatagaaatcaaaggtaacgcgcgaagcggagcgctttgcattgcgctcctatggaaaaagatttagtacattcgatcaataggaaattcaataagagcgaaagagaagtttcgaCACAGCTCCGCACGTGAAACGGaacattttctatgagggaacaggcaaaatcggtgcggcgctccgagcccggttgaccttgcgcgcgcatcccgcgccatgttgatgttgttgttgtcacttgtttctaagcagaccttagtcaattttaaaggcgggaatgcaattttggcttttttttttcattataaataatgaaacaagagtttaaacagtgaAAGCACATAATTagtttgttgtgaggtgtttaaaaattaatgaatttaacggGAGAATGtgaaaatgtttacaaaatggactcgagttaaattatggacgaccttgaactttcgtaacaatgttagtcaaaaacaaaaacttatatatttactattcagatcaatatgcaaaaacaccgtggttgtgttgtgtgaatgtgataaaagtaactagcttattttgtttttcgtgttacttAGAGGTCTTAaagtatatgttttgtgtttggctcGGGCGCGGGCGACGTGCGGTGAGTTTTTTTGGAGCGAAATAAGTAGGTGTGTTAACAATGTAGtacatctttccataaaatttaaataaaaacattatatccatttgtaaaatgaactgcagttggcgtctatcggtcgtcaagatattcgtaatttcgaaaatctatgagagagttcaatgaccgggtggacggaaaccgacatctaggtactttgccacggttaattgaatgtgtaggtttagtttttgttttttattgtgagtgaacacccataatacatagctatCAGCCGCTGCTGATTGTATGCCTAACATAACATACATTATCCCCATGTTAGTGTTCTAGTCGTTCTAGATATTGCTAGTCTTGAGTAATTGATAAAATAGGGTTTGTCCAATTTGTGTTGGACGTGCTCTGATTCCCAGGATCATTGATTCAAATCAAGTGATAATGGTTACTACGCGAGTCAATCAGAGCCTAGTTGCTAGGAACTTGTATCATGTTCAGTGTATTGTCATTATATCAGCATTGAAGTGCAGAAGTTTTCGTACTAAGTACAAGTCTTGTACGATGAGTGATAACGTCAAATTAAACGACTGATTTAAAATTTGACCTTTAATTAAGCTGCCTTCAATTACATACGGAAAAGGGAAGaaacatactaaattaattATGCTGCGAAATTATTGCTGTtcattattttctataatgttatAACAGCAtagaaaataattaacattaatatTTCATCCCTTATATCAGTTATATCcttataatacatattaaggATAAGGAATAAGGATGCAAAAACTAAAAGACAAGTGCATatccatattttttaaatggtttttctacttaattaataaataaaataaataaatattatgggacaatcttatacaaatcgacctagtctcacggtaagctcaaaaggcttgtgttgtgggtactagacgacgatatatataatatatagatacatataattacttaaatacatagaaaacatccgtaACTAAGTAAcatgatgaacacacaaataaatgcccttaccgggattcgaacccgggacctccagcttcgtaggcagggtcactacagactaggctacggaggccgttaATTATATAATgatatgaaattatattaacATAAGTGCATGTGCATATGtatcatgttttttttagatATTATTTACAGTAAGCCCATCAGTAAGCTCTCTAGGTTGACACCGATACTAAAATGTAATGCATGAAACAACATTGTTTACAAAACACATTTCATCTAACGATGTTCTTTATTGCCAGGTGATATTAAAAAGTTTTGAAACGACTAAACTTTTCTTGCCTGCCAGCTGTATGTTCGTCCAGGCAGCTGACTCAACTCTTTGTGCCTTCTTCtacgaaattaaaaaaaaagcctgCGAGCGATTACCTTTTAAGGCGCCCGGTGCCTTTGGGATCTACCTTTACCTTCCATTTTTTATGAGCCTCCCCGAAAGCCCATTATGAACAACACATTAGATTTGGATTGGAACAAGTAActaaaaaaagtaaaagaaCGTGGCATTACACTGAGATGGGCGTCACGATTCTGTTGGGAGGGAATTTAGAAACGTGCGTTGAACGCTGTTTACGTTAACATACAGCTACATAATTTCTTATCTATACGTTCCATGATTGTAGGTAATTAACGAAATAATGAGATAGGTGATAggttacatatatgtagatcaTCCCAGGAAGGCTTAGGTAGGTGTATTATCAAGGTCCTTTTAGATAGGTATtggaaaatattatcattatcaattaAAACTCGCATTTGTACCTTTCTAATGATATAACTCCAAAAATACCTATTCATTGCCTACTCTCACCCAAACTTCGATTTAATCGTCATTGAATTAGCTTTCTACAAATATCTTTTGACTAGAATCTTTTCAACAGAAGTGTACCAACCAAGTCATCAATTTTAGTTATGAACAGATGAGATTTAAGATTTTACAAGATGTAAATTACTTTTACATCACACCGGTATTTATTCCGGAAAAAATATCACTAACATAAACTGGCACACTTTGCACTATCATCAAAATGTAAAAATTGGCAATATAAATTATTGGAAATAGCATTACAAACAGACGTcttcaaagttttttttttgatgacaAATATCATTTGCAACCGTTACAAgataagagcccatcaacgtgcacactagcgccactgctaaataatcgtgattatttaaatttaacgaagaatatttaaaaaaaccccctttttaaaatatatttcgttaaatttaaataatcatgattatttagcagtggcgctagtgtgcacgttgatgggctcttaaaattACTTTGCCAGTTTTGCTTTTTGCAGTTTCTTTGATCTATTTAACTGATGCAATGCAAAGATAAACCCAAGTCGTATTATGCCTGTCAGGTATCACTTACAGTCCGAAATTAACTTAAACCGAAACGCTAAATGCTGCTTTGATTTCGCAATTCGCCACGTCTGAGCCGGAGTGGTATGGTACACAAAAAGTGGTAGTCAAATTACTTTCACATGTAATTAGTTCTTTCAATCGGTGAAAGTTTGACAGTATTCgcgattttaataaatttaagcttCTGTAACGTTTTTCGGTCAGAATTATTCCATAATTCAGCGTGGCAATTTACTTTAATTGATGTGAAATGAgtttataaagtttaaaaaaaaactgttaaacTTTTACCGTTACGACCTCCACGGTCAACATCTATTTTCCTTGCTATGAAAATACCTCCAATATGTTTTGTATAGCTAAAATTCCCGTAGTTGTAAATATTCTTGTTTTCCcacaattatatatatttttgatcaAAGTTAACAGACGTTTATGTACAATAAACCACATACCTAAATCGTTCCTTTGCCAAAGACCTTGTGTGGTTGTTAAAAAGGCTATTATTCTTTGACCTACACACTTTTTTCTAGCAACTCTGCGATTGCATAATACAAGTTATGCGGGCTCACGCATCTGTCTATCGACCgttagttttaatatttatatcagcGATCAATGGTGTTTGCCGTTCGCTAGGGATTTATCTCATGCCAATACATTATTTATCAATTGTAACTAGGTAGGTCGGTTAGGGTATATAAGTTACAATGATTTAATTATTGGGTAGGTACATTAGTACCTTTTGTACCTACTACGTTTTCTAACAAGCACCTATGACAATATACTACAACTACACGATACATAATAAAGTATCAGCAACAAtcgcatatttattttaaaataatcaaaaatatttaacccGATTAATAATTTGACCCCGATACCCATTGAGATTGGAAATGAGGTTAGAATTCATCTTGGATTTGGGTCTGTGGCTAAGTGTGATTTATTTCcgatgatttttatttttagtctcATTATAGGATCTGATACACTTTATGCATGCAATTTTTTACTAGTCTGCTGTGTGATATTGATATATCTGTTCTTTATTTATCGACTGTATCAAGCAGAAATGTTAGCGTGCTAACACTCATCTTAGTCATCTTCGCTATTAAACAGTATCCGCCTCTTATGTTAGTGTTAGACTAGGTAAAGTCTTCCTCGCGTGCGCAGGAAGTTCAGAGTGTATTTTAATCTCGCACAATTCCTGATGGTGGACCATCAGGTAGATGGTACTAGCAGCATAAATGTTGACCTGATGACATGGGTCTTGTTGCTTTACTGTCTCTTTCGCTTTCGCTGCTGCAGCTGTGAAAGATAAGTTTAATATT encodes:
- the LOC134650046 gene encoding uncharacterized protein LOC134650046 gives rise to the protein MSPSLEGIMFNRNANLSARRPLLAEPQKPLVVPPRAPPRDTGPQRPLPAPRNLPNPYEYRPDYWKPSNVELERRLQETRSREKISYFQDKLTPPELSLDRREAELVFRFDPHASAEYLSNQYRAPTVQYAKPTPANGFSNRLPDRDGPFVFGVHNPSQFPIPRDRRDDDDYDYSEVAEENGRVKDDVSETNCCDKVNEWTARDKKKSRTLNRMFQIKGKVKCAKKEKIKCVLVGDGAVGKSSLIAAYAQDAFREEYQPTAYDTFKVVVEVDDRPIRVEICDTAGQDSMSELRELCYPGTDVLLLCFSVVRPETFRSVAERWTRAVAAVDAPLLLIGTQSDLALDPRVLQTLRSRGEHVVTDAEARALAAKINATYIETSAKTRKNLKDAFDAAILAGLPVLQSKRPFWKKLLCIN